The DNA sequence TGCTGGTGCTGGACTTGCTCTAATTATAGGCTATGCCTTTTGGGGAAGTCTCCACTATAGTCTGATTCTGCTGCTATGCCTGCTGGGCTCGCTTCTGGCAGCCCTTCTGGTTCTAGGCCTTTCTTATCGTCCAAGGAAGGGTTACCACCCTATCCGTCTAATCTTATCTGGGGCAATGGTGGCTACCCTCTGCTCCGCCCTAGGCCAAGCCATCACTCTCTACTTCAATCTCGAAACCAGTGTTATCGGTTGGCAGGCTGGAGGTTTTTCTCAGATCAACTGGAAAATGCTGGCTATCGTCAGCCCTTTAATGATTTTTGGTTTCCTCTTAACCCTGCTGTTTGCCCATCAACTGACCATTCTAAGTCTTAATGAAACCGTGTCTAAATCTCTGGGGCAAAAGACCAATACTGTCAGTTTTGTTTTACTGGGAATTGTCATCCTCCTATCCGCAGGTGCCGTCGCCTTGGTTGGCAGCATTGCCTTTATTGGTCTGATTATCCCGCATTTTATCCGTGTCTTTATTGTACGGGACTATCGTTACCTGCTGCCTTTTACTGCCCTTGCTGGGGCTACCTTTATGATTTATGTAGACCTGCTCAGTCGGACTCTTAATCCACCTATGGAAGTTCCTATCAGCGCCCTTGTCAGTATCGCTGGGCTGCCCTGCTTCCTCTGGCTGATTAGAAAGGGGAGTGACCTATGATGGTAAGAAAAGCCTCCTTCAAGATCTTTCTCATCTTATTAAGCCTCCTAGCCTTAGTCATTTACCTATCGCTCTCAGTTGGCTACAGTTATTCCTCTCTGACAAATCTTTGGCAACTAATACTAGGGCAAGGGAATTCGGCAGAAAACTTTATTATCACTAGCATTCGTCTTCCTCGAATTTTAGCCTGTCTTCTTGGCGGAGGCTCCCTAGCTTTAGCTGGGATTCTTTTACAAACGCTGACTAGGAATGCCCTAGCTGACTCAGGAATTTTAGGGATTAATGCCGGAGCTGGGCTCGTCATGACTATCATGATCAGTCTCTCAGCGGACAGTGACTTAGAAACAAACAGTTTTCTTCCCTTTTTTGCTATGCTGGGGGGAGCCGGGGCTATCCTGCTGGTTTACTTGATGTCTTGGCAAAAAAACCACAGTATCAATCCTACTCGCCTGATTATCACAGGTGTAGGGATCTCCAGCATGCTCTCTGGTATTATGGTCGCTATTCTCAGCCTAACTGATGACAATAAAATGACCAGTATCATCTCCTGGCTCAGTGGTAAGATTACAGGTAATGATTGGACGATTCTTGGTTTCTTTACTCCCTTTTTACTGATTGTCTGGCTTTTGACCTTTAGTCGCAGTAAATTCCTTAATATCATGGCTCTAAATGAACAGACTGCTCTGGCCCTTGGCCTTAATCTCCAACGGGAACGTTTAATCATCCTAGGTCTGGCAACAGCCCTAGCCTCTTTAAGCGTCGTCCTAGTTGGTAATATCACCTTTATAGGGCTGTTGGCTGGGCACATTGTTCGCCGGCTGCTGGGAGGGCAACATCAAACCATCCTACCTGCTTCGCTCATAGTGGGAATGATACTTCTCATAACAGCTGATACTATCGGACGCCTTCTCTTAGTTGGAACAGGCATTCCGACGGGAATTATTGTCTCTATCATCGGAGCTCCCTATTTCCTTTACCTGATGCTAAAAACAACTGACTAAAATTAGCGATTTAATAGCCTAAAAGAGACTGGGCAAGACATCCATGATGGCTCCACCCTCACCCACAGAATAATGAAAACGGACACAAAGCCCTCACTAGGTGTATAATCTTAGTGAGGGCTTTGTGGTTGACGAGTTAATGATTCTAGTAATCGAGGGCAAAACTGATCCACTCCACTCTACTGACGAGCACCCCAAAATATGCGATAGGCATGAGTATAAAAATACGACTAAAATTCGGTAGATAAGCTCTCTCATTTTAAAACGGAGGGAATTGTCATGGATGTTCTCTATCAATCTTGTGCAGGTATTGATGTCCATCAAGCCAATATTGTCGTTTGTATTTTACATGGGTCACTTACCTCAACTCGTCCAAAGCGTGAGATGGCAACTTTTGATACAAACAACGAAAGGCCTACGTGCTTGCCACGATTTTCTTAGACAGTTTCATGTGGAAGCTGTTGGTCTGGAAAGCACAGGTGTTTATTGGCGACCTGTCTGGCATGCTCTATGTGATGATTTCGAGTTGATACTCGCTCAACCAGCCCACATGAAGGCCATTCCGAGTCAGAAAACCGATAAGAAAGATGCTCACTGGATTGCCAAATTAACACGGATTGGTCTGCTTCCTCGGAGTTTCGTTCCCGATGACACCATCCAAGAATTGAGAGAGTTGACCAGACAACGAAAACATTATGTGGAAAGCCGCAATCGTGAAACCAATTGTATTCATAAAATTCTTCAGTCAGGCGGCATTAAGATAACGACCTATATCGAAGATATTATGGGTGCTTCTGGTCGTCATCTCCTTCAACTATTGATTGACGAGACGCCTATCACCCCGCATTGTCCATCAATCAGTTTATCCCACCTTGAAGAAGAAAGTGCCACAACTTCTGGAAGCCTTGGGTGGTTATTTCTCTAACCATCATGGCTTTTGGAGCTGTTACCATAAAGTTAGATTCTTCGGCTGACAACCGAAACAAGCAGTGTAACCACTAAAGTTCGTTCTTTCATCTGACTGCTCGAAGCAATTAATGATAATTTTAGTTTTCCTTTTCTGATTCTTTTGTCAACCAGAATTTTATTTTGTTATAATACTAGCAGGAAAGTGAGAGAGCTATGACACCCAATCGTGAAGACTATTTAAAATGCATTTATGAACTCGGTCAAATTCATCACAGGATGACCAACAAGGAAATTGCCGAAAAGATGCAGGTGTCTGCACCGGCTGTCTCAGAAATGGTTAAAAAAATGATTAGCGAAAAGCTAATCACTAAAGACAAAGTCTCAGGTTATCGTTTGAGCCAGAAGGGGCTCTTATTGGTATCTGACCTTTACCGCAAACACCGCTTAATCGAATCGTTTTTAGTCAGAGATCTCCACTACACGCCTGACGAGATCCATCAAGAAGCTGAAGTTTTAGAACATACGGTCTCAACAATTTTCATTGACCGCTTAGAAGAAAACCTCGGTTTTCCTGAGTATTGCCCTCATGGTGGCAGTATTCCCAAAAAAGGAGAAATTCTAGAGGAGCGCTATCGGATCCCACTCAGTCAGATTGACAAGACTGGTTTTTATCTGATTGGTCGTGCCCGCGATAACTTTCAGCTCTTAAATTATCTTGATGATCACCGGCTCCACATCAACCAGAGTATTGAACTGACGGCTATAGATAACTATGCTCAGACCTTTACCATTCATTATAACGGGGAAGAGTTGGTTATTCCCAAAATAATTGCTCAAGAAATTTATGTGAGAGCATTAAAGTAATTAGACCTCTCTTTCACTTTTTCTTTCTCGCGAGTGTCCTAAACGGAAAAATCCCTGCCCATTTGTGAGCAAGGATTTTTTGTCTATCATTGGTTAGTCTTAAATACCAGATTTTCTCTATCAAAGTCTAATTTCAGACTGTAAGTTCCCACTTCTGCTTCTTCTATGTAGCCTAGTTGATTCAGACTTTGGACAAAAATATCTGGCCGTCTTTGCTTGACCAAATCCTTATTAGCAAATTTCAAGAGAAAGCTAGTCATATATTTGAGAGCATAATCAGGATTGACATCACCTAAAGTTGCATAAAGCTTTCTTTGTTCCTGAGATAAAGGAGAGCTGGTCCTCAGTCTGTGAAAATAATTGGAGAGGGTTAATGTATTTCGTTCAAAGTCTGTCCACTCGACTAGAACAGCTTCATTAGTAGTGTTGGTCAGCCTTGTTTCGAATGCTAAAGATTTTAACTCTTGGTAGGCAGAACTATCCCTATCAAGGATAACCTTATCGCCTAAAGATAACTGATCTATGTTTTCAAGCGGGGTCAGGCTCAAATAATAACGGCGCTCCCGACGTTCAATATAACCCGCTTGGATATAATCCTCGAGCTTTCTATCCAAGTGCTCAGTCTCTCCAAAATCCCGCTTGATTTGCCTCAGACTAACATCAGAATGCTGTGACAGGTAGTTTATCAAGGCTTGAAAAAAAGTTTGACGGGTCAATTTATCAGGATTTAAAACAATCAGCACGGTTAATCTCCTAGGTTCATAAAGTCTTATTATTATCGCTCAACTAGCAGGGAAGAACGTAAGATTTTTCGGACTGCCAAAACTAGCAGTCAGTTCTCCCTTTTGTAAAATATGCCCTTCCATAGCCTTTAATAACTGGCGTTTTCTGGTCCATGTCCCTAGTTCCAAGGTTTTATCTAAGGCATAGATGGTAAAACGATAGGCATGAGTCTGACCCAAAGGTGGCTTTGGTCCGGCGTAGCAGTGCCAGCCGTAGGCGATTCCCTGTCTGGCACCTTGAAGATTTGCCACTGCAAATCCTTGAGGGATCTTTGCAGGAATACGGCTTAAAGCGGGTAAATTCCAAATCAGCCAATGCGTGAATTCTTTTTTAAGCGGATGGTTTAAATCTTCTAGGACAACTGCTAGGGTCTCGGCTTGCGGAGAAAGATTTTTTAATAAAAATTCCGGTGAAACATTGTCACCCTTCCCTGTATGTTCCAGCGGGAATTCACCGCCATCTAAAATGGTCGGACACGTAAATTTCAATTTTTCCATTCCAGCCCCCTTGATACACCCAGATTCTAATAGGTTAATTATACCATTTTTAACGCAAAGCCAAGATGTATAAAAGCACCAAATCAATTAGTGTGACAATAGCATAGAGTGTCCCCGCTTTGTCACCATAGAGCTGCCAGAAACCAAGCGTCCCCAATACAAAAACACACGATTCTAACAAAAGTTTACGAAATCCTTTGAGGACTTGTGGGGATTGGGGAGC is a window from the Streptococcus criceti HS-6 genome containing:
- a CDS encoding metal-dependent transcriptional regulator; translation: MTPNREDYLKCIYELGQIHHRMTNKEIAEKMQVSAPAVSEMVKKMISEKLITKDKVSGYRLSQKGLLLVSDLYRKHRLIESFLVRDLHYTPDEIHQEAEVLEHTVSTIFIDRLEENLGFPEYCPHGGSIPKKGEILEERYRIPLSQIDKTGFYLIGRARDNFQLLNYLDDHRLHINQSIELTAIDNYAQTFTIHYNGEELVIPKIIAQEIYVRALK
- a CDS encoding DUF1803 domain-containing protein; translated protein: MLIVLNPDKLTRQTFFQALINYLSQHSDVSLRQIKRDFGETEHLDRKLEDYIQAGYIERRERRYYLSLTPLENIDQLSLGDKVILDRDSSAYQELKSLAFETRLTNTTNEAVLVEWTDFERNTLTLSNYFHRLRTSSPLSQEQRKLYATLGDVNPDYALKYMTSFLLKFANKDLVKQRRPDIFVQSLNQLGYIEEAEVGTYSLKLDFDRENLVFKTNQ
- a CDS encoding YbhB/YbcL family Raf kinase inhibitor-like protein — its product is MEKLKFTCPTILDGGEFPLEHTGKGDNVSPEFLLKNLSPQAETLAVVLEDLNHPLKKEFTHWLIWNLPALSRIPAKIPQGFAVANLQGARQGIAYGWHCYAGPKPPLGQTHAYRFTIYALDKTLELGTWTRKRQLLKAMEGHILQKGELTASFGSPKNLTFFPAS
- a CDS encoding FecCD family ABC transporter permease gives rise to the protein MVRKASFKIFLILLSLLALVIYLSLSVGYSYSSLTNLWQLILGQGNSAENFIITSIRLPRILACLLGGGSLALAGILLQTLTRNALADSGILGINAGAGLVMTIMISLSADSDLETNSFLPFFAMLGGAGAILLVYLMSWQKNHSINPTRLIITGVGISSMLSGIMVAILSLTDDNKMTSIISWLSGKITGNDWTILGFFTPFLLIVWLLTFSRSKFLNIMALNEQTALALGLNLQRERLIILGLATALASLSVVLVGNITFIGLLAGHIVRRLLGGQHQTILPASLIVGMILLITADTIGRLLLVGTGIPTGIIVSIIGAPYFLYLMLKTTD
- a CDS encoding FecCD family ABC transporter permease; amino-acid sequence: MKKKSSLLNQKSGAKKGSGNPKSRDPLVSLAQFARLVFSPCLTGNKHKQPITVTAHKKRDWQHFLLRPVFFTILVLFILACYLSLRFGAINYSNDQLLHVIKAPLQNSASQDIIFDLRLPRLFATILVGAAMAQAGAIMQGVTRNPIADPGLLGINAGAGLALIIGYAFWGSLHYSLILLLCLLGSLLAALLVLGLSYRPRKGYHPIRLILSGAMVATLCSALGQAITLYFNLETSVIGWQAGGFSQINWKMLAIVSPLMIFGFLLTLLFAHQLTILSLNETVSKSLGQKTNTVSFVLLGIVILLSAGAVALVGSIAFIGLIIPHFIRVFIVRDYRYLLPFTALAGATFMIYVDLLSRTLNPPMEVPISALVSIAGLPCFLWLIRKGSDL
- a CDS encoding DUF2568 domain-containing protein — translated: MSSIIISLHFLLEVVTVMGLLGGLLTEKTWTVKLSFAFISLLVVLVWSRYGAPQSPQVLKGFRKLLLESCVFVLGTLGFWQLYGDKAGTLYAIVTLIDLVLLYILALR